One segment of Desmodus rotundus isolate HL8 chromosome 6, HLdesRot8A.1, whole genome shotgun sequence DNA contains the following:
- the LOC128781170 gene encoding anionic trypsin translates to MNPLLILAFVGAAIAFPTDDDDKIVGGYTCEKNSVPYQVSLNIGYHFCGGSLINDQWVVSAAHCYKSRIEVRLGEHNIEVLEGDEQFIDSAKVIRHPGYDSWTVDNDIMLIKLSSPANMNGRVSAISLPTACAPAGTQCLISGWGNTLSSGINNPELLQCLDAPLLSQEECEASYPGQITDSMICAGFLEGGKDSCQGDSGGPVVCNGELQGIVSWGYGCALENKPGVYTKVCNFVDWIQKTMAQNS, encoded by the exons ATGAATCCACTGCTGATCCTCGCCTTTGTGGGAGCTGCCA TCGCTTTCCCCACTGATGATGACGACAAGATCGTCGGGGGCTACACCTGCGAGAAGAACTCCGTCCCCTATCAGGTGTCCCTGAACATTGGCTACCACTTCTGCGGGGGCTCCCTCATTAATGACCAGTGGGTGGTGTCCGCAGCTCACTGCTACAAGTC CCGCATCGAGGTGAGGCTGGGAGAACACAACATCGAGGTCCTGGAGGGGGATGAGCAGTTCATCGACTCTGCCAAGGTCATCCGCCACCCTGGCTATGACAGCTGGACAGTGGACAATGACATCATGCTGATCAAGCTGTCCTCACCTGCGAACATGAATGGCCGGGTGTCTGCTATCTCCCTGCCTACGGCCTGTGCGCCCGCTGGCACCCAGTGCCTCATCTCTGGCTGGGGCAACACCCTGAGCTCTGGCA TCAACAACCCTGAGCTGCTGCAGTGCCTGGATGCCCCACTGCTGTCCCAGGAGGAGTGTGAAGCCTCGTACCCTGGACAGATCACCGACAGCATGATCTGTGCCGGCTTCCTCGAGGGCGGCAAGGATTCCTGCCAG GGTGACTCTGGTGGCCCCGTGGTCTGCAATGGAGAGCTCCAGGGAATCGTCTCCTGGGGCTATGGCTGTGCCCTGGAGAACAAGCCCGGTGTGTACACCAAGGTCTGTAACTTCGTGGACTGGATTCAGAAGACCATGGCCCAGAACAGCTAA